One part of the Cyclobacteriaceae bacterium genome encodes these proteins:
- a CDS encoding DinB family protein, with protein MNKTPIAELLARKHQLFIEDIKRLSDENFVFSPVGKWSAGQQLDHLVRSTSPVNLAFSLPGILITLFFGKANRPSRTYDGLVEKYQAKLALGGKASGRFIPKPVAVNQRDQLIRKLERLVESLIRRAQKYPEDQLDRLLLPHPLLGKLTFREMLYFTTYHVEHHHKQVAAHLKETIKS; from the coding sequence ATGAACAAAACCCCAATCGCAGAACTGCTGGCCCGAAAACACCAACTTTTTATTGAGGATATTAAACGCTTGTCGGATGAAAACTTTGTCTTCTCTCCTGTAGGCAAATGGTCAGCCGGCCAGCAACTTGATCACCTTGTGCGAAGTACCAGCCCCGTTAATCTTGCCTTTTCCCTTCCGGGAATTTTAATAACCTTGTTTTTTGGAAAAGCGAACCGCCCCTCAAGAACATACGATGGGTTAGTGGAAAAATATCAAGCCAAGCTGGCCTTGGGTGGAAAGGCATCTGGCCGATTTATTCCGAAGCCTGTCGCTGTAAATCAACGTGATCAGCTTATCAGAAAATTGGAACGCCTTGTTGAATCCCTGATCAGGCGAGCTCAAAAATATCCGGAAGATCAACTGGACAGGCTGCTTCTCCCCCATCCCTTGCTGGGTAAGCTTACCTTTCGGGAAATGTTATATTTTACCACCTACCATGTTGAGCATCATCACAAACAGGTTGCGGCCCATCTAAAGGAAACGATTAAATCGTAA
- a CDS encoding SDR family oxidoreductase has translation MNIDLTGKQAVVCGSTQGIGKASAIELASLGASVTLLARDEQKLLSVLTELPVKHGQQHGFLKADFSNVDEVDRVITKYVSSNAVHILVNNTGGPPGGLAIDARQEEFVKAFAAHLLCNQSLVQAVVPSMKKEKYGRIINIISTSVKIPLRGLGVSNTIRGAVASWAKTLSVELGPFGITVNNVLPGATMTGRLEALVKSKAEKSKRSFEEVMNEMVAEIPAGRIGEAHEVAASVAFLATPAAAYINGINVPVDGGRTGSL, from the coding sequence ATGAATATTGATTTAACCGGAAAACAAGCCGTGGTTTGTGGAAGCACGCAGGGTATAGGCAAAGCTTCGGCTATTGAATTAGCCTCCTTGGGTGCATCCGTTACCCTGTTGGCACGCGATGAACAAAAATTATTGAGCGTACTTACCGAGTTGCCGGTTAAACACGGTCAACAACATGGATTTCTGAAGGCCGATTTTTCCAATGTTGATGAGGTGGATCGCGTTATCACAAAATACGTATCATCAAACGCGGTTCACATTTTAGTTAACAACACGGGCGGCCCCCCGGGTGGGCTGGCCATTGATGCCCGGCAAGAAGAATTTGTTAAAGCATTTGCTGCGCATTTGTTGTGCAACCAGTCCTTGGTTCAGGCGGTGGTTCCATCCATGAAAAAGGAAAAATACGGGCGCATAATAAATATTATTTCCACATCCGTTAAAATCCCCTTGCGGGGTTTGGGAGTTTCCAATACGATTCGGGGTGCTGTTGCAAGTTGGGCCAAAACATTGTCGGTTGAATTGGGGCCGTTTGGAATTACCGTGAACAATGTTTTGCCTGGTGCCACGATGACGGGTCGGTTAGAGGCGCTGGTAAAATCAAAAGCTGAAAAATCAAAGCGTTCCTTTGAAGAAGTGATGAACGAAATGGTTGCGGAAATCCCTGCCGGCCGGATAGGTGAGGCACATGAAGTTGCGGCATCGGTGGCATTTTTGGCTACCCCGGCAGCCGCCTATATTAATGGAATAAATGTTCCTGTAGATGGGGGCCGAACGGGCTCACTTTAA
- the kynU gene encoding kynureninase yields the protein MKFENSLSFAKKLDKADVLKSFRNQFEMPTVNGKKCIYFTGNSLGLQPKSTKKFVNEELTDWAKLGVEGHLHSRRPWLYYHKFSKKALAQLVGAKPIEVVAMNQLTVNLHLMMVSFYRPTKQRFKIIVEAGAFSSDQYAFESQLKWHNQNPAEALVELSPRKGENTLRLEDILTTIEAHASQLALVIFGGVQYYTGQFFNIKKITEAAHKAGAHAGFDLAHTIGNVPLNLHGDGVDFAVWCSYKYLNSGPGGIAGAFIHERHAQNFDLPRFSGWWGHHEKERFQMKKGFIPMPGVDGWQLSNFPVLSGAAHLASLEIFQQAGIKNLRKKSLLLTGYLEFLLSEIDPNNKIFTILTPSNPRERGCQLSVYMKQKGKEVFKALTKAGVVADWREPNVIRVAPVPLYNTFEEVFRFAEIFRKAI from the coding sequence ATGAAATTTGAAAACTCCTTAAGCTTCGCGAAAAAGCTCGATAAAGCCGATGTATTGAAATCGTTTCGAAACCAGTTTGAAATGCCAACGGTTAATGGGAAGAAGTGCATTTACTTTACCGGCAATTCACTGGGTCTCCAACCCAAGTCAACAAAAAAGTTTGTTAACGAAGAACTTACGGATTGGGCTAAACTTGGCGTAGAGGGGCACCTGCATTCACGAAGGCCTTGGTTGTACTATCACAAATTCAGCAAAAAAGCACTTGCACAACTAGTTGGTGCCAAACCGATTGAAGTTGTGGCCATGAACCAGCTAACAGTAAACCTGCATTTAATGATGGTTTCGTTTTACCGGCCAACAAAACAACGGTTCAAAATAATTGTTGAAGCCGGTGCTTTCTCCTCCGATCAATATGCCTTTGAGTCGCAACTAAAATGGCACAATCAAAATCCTGCTGAAGCCTTGGTCGAACTGAGCCCACGCAAAGGCGAAAACACATTACGCCTTGAAGATATCCTTACCACAATTGAAGCTCACGCATCGCAGCTTGCTTTGGTGATTTTTGGAGGTGTTCAATATTACACCGGTCAGTTTTTCAACATTAAAAAAATTACTGAAGCTGCCCACAAAGCCGGAGCGCATGCCGGTTTCGACCTGGCGCATACTATTGGCAATGTTCCTTTAAACCTGCATGGCGATGGGGTGGATTTTGCCGTGTGGTGCAGTTACAAATACCTGAACTCCGGCCCGGGTGGTATTGCCGGGGCATTTATACATGAGCGACATGCACAAAATTTTGACTTGCCAAGATTTTCAGGTTGGTGGGGGCACCACGAGAAAGAACGCTTTCAAATGAAAAAAGGATTTATTCCCATGCCCGGTGTTGATGGTTGGCAACTCTCCAACTTCCCGGTGCTATCGGGCGCAGCCCATTTAGCCTCATTGGAAATTTTTCAGCAGGCCGGAATAAAAAACCTGCGAAAAAAAAGTTTGTTACTCACCGGCTACCTCGAATTTCTGTTATCTGAAATTGATCCGAACAATAAAATCTTTACCATACTTACACCATCAAACCCTCGTGAACGCGGGTGTCAGCTGTCTGTTTACATGAAGCAGAAAGGCAAGGAAGTTTTTAAAGCGCTGACCAAAGCCGGAGTTGTTGCCGACTGGCGCGAACCCAATGTAATTCGTGTGGCGCCAGTACCACTTTACAATACCTTTGAAGAAGTATTTCGCTTCGCAGAAATTTTCAGGAAAGCAATTTAA
- a CDS encoding 3-hydroxyanthranilate 3,4-dioxygenase → MPIRRPFNLNQWITENRSLLKPPVGNKNLYADAGDYIVMIVGGPNARKDYHFNETEELFYQLEGDINVRIQEDGKPVDILIKQGEMFLLPARVPHRPERPANSVGLVIECKRPEENILDGLQWYCDKCNNKLHEYRFHLDNIEKDFLPRFREFYGSHELRTCKKCGTVMEADPRFV, encoded by the coding sequence ATGCCCATACGCAGACCGTTCAACCTGAACCAATGGATTACCGAAAACCGATCACTGCTTAAACCACCTGTAGGGAATAAAAATTTATATGCCGATGCCGGGGACTACATTGTAATGATTGTGGGCGGACCCAATGCCCGAAAAGATTACCATTTCAACGAAACAGAGGAACTCTTCTATCAACTGGAAGGCGACATTAATGTTCGCATACAGGAAGACGGCAAACCGGTGGATATACTCATTAAGCAAGGCGAAATGTTTCTGCTGCCGGCCCGTGTACCACACCGGCCTGAACGCCCGGCCAACTCGGTAGGACTTGTAATTGAATGCAAACGCCCGGAGGAAAATATACTGGATGGCTTACAGTGGTACTGCGACAAATGCAATAATAAACTGCATGAATACCGCTTTCATCTGGATAATATCGAAAAAGATTTTTTGCCGCGCTTTCGCGAATTCTACGGCTCACACGAATTGCGAACCTGTAAAAAATGTGGTACCGTTATGGAGGCCGACCCACGGTTTGTTTAA
- a CDS encoding aldehyde dehydrogenase: MQKISNYINGALTDPVSGNYLENFNPAEGKPYSLVPDSDAGDVQRAVDAASFAFPAWSTMPVEKRSAILQKIADLIDRDLDQLALAESIDQGKPVKLAKVVDIPRASANMRFFATGAIHFSSEAHITGQEAINYTTRTPVGVVGCISPWNLPLYLFTWKIAPALAAGCTVIAKPSELTPMTAFLFSKLCMEAGLPNGVLNIIHGLGPKAGQAIIDHPDIVAISFTGGTVTGKKIAATAAPMFKKLSLELGGKNPNIIFADCDFDQAIHTSIQSSFSNQGEICLCGSRIFVERSMYNRFVEEFVLRTKKLTVGDPNDEQTKVGALVSEAHMKKVLSYIELAKQEGGTILTGGNQVKLNGRCADGYFVEPTVITGLNAFCRTNQEEIFGPVVTILPFDTEDEVIGYANSTGYGLSATLWTENLKCAHRVAAQLKSGIIWVNCWLFRDLRTPFGGMKQSGVGREGGWEAMKFFTEAKNVCIKI, from the coding sequence ATGCAGAAAATAAGCAACTATATAAACGGGGCATTGACTGATCCCGTTTCAGGAAATTATTTAGAGAATTTCAATCCCGCTGAGGGCAAACCGTATAGTCTTGTCCCTGATTCCGATGCCGGAGATGTTCAGCGCGCTGTTGATGCGGCAAGTTTTGCTTTTCCGGCCTGGTCGACTATGCCGGTAGAAAAGCGTTCCGCTATCCTTCAAAAAATTGCCGACCTGATCGATCGTGATTTAGATCAGCTTGCCTTAGCTGAAAGTATCGACCAGGGTAAACCGGTTAAGCTTGCCAAAGTGGTTGACATTCCCCGGGCTTCAGCCAACATGCGCTTCTTTGCCACGGGTGCTATTCACTTTTCATCCGAGGCACACATTACCGGGCAAGAGGCGATCAACTACACTACGCGCACACCAGTGGGTGTAGTGGGTTGCATTTCTCCGTGGAACCTGCCCCTTTATTTATTTACCTGGAAAATTGCACCAGCATTGGCAGCAGGGTGTACAGTTATAGCAAAACCTTCAGAGCTTACACCCATGACGGCTTTTCTGTTTTCTAAACTTTGTATGGAAGCAGGTTTACCGAATGGGGTATTGAATATTATTCACGGCCTTGGGCCTAAAGCCGGTCAGGCTATTATAGATCACCCGGATATTGTTGCCATTTCATTTACAGGCGGAACGGTTACCGGAAAAAAGATAGCGGCAACAGCAGCACCCATGTTTAAAAAGCTTTCGCTTGAACTAGGCGGTAAAAACCCGAACATCATTTTTGCTGATTGTGATTTCGATCAAGCAATACACACCTCCATACAGTCATCTTTTTCTAACCAAGGCGAAATCTGTTTATGCGGCTCACGGATTTTTGTGGAACGAAGTATGTACAATCGCTTTGTAGAAGAATTTGTTTTGCGTACAAAGAAACTTACGGTTGGCGATCCGAACGATGAACAAACCAAAGTGGGTGCATTGGTATCGGAAGCACACATGAAGAAAGTACTTAGTTACATTGAACTGGCGAAACAGGAAGGCGGAACAATTTTAACCGGGGGAAATCAGGTAAAACTGAATGGCCGTTGTGCGGATGGTTATTTTGTTGAACCAACAGTAATTACCGGCCTCAATGCATTTTGCCGTACCAACCAGGAAGAAATATTTGGTCCGGTTGTTACCATTTTGCCGTTTGATACCGAAGATGAAGTGATTGGTTATGCCAACAGCACAGGCTACGGTTTGTCGGCCACGCTCTGGACGGAAAATTTAAAATGCGCACATCGTGTTGCAGCACAACTTAAGAGCGGAATCATTTGGGTAAACTGCTGGTTGTTCCGCGATTTGCGCACACCCTTTGGCGGCATGAAACAAAGTGGTGTGGGCCGTGAAGGAGGTTGGGAGGCAATGAAATTTTTTACCGAGGCGAAGAATGTGTGTATTAAAATTTAG
- a CDS encoding OmpA family protein, whose amino-acid sequence MVNVFLISALLLGCVAAHAQLTVLVQEDFKDNHLGWHEEKDDKHSVQIKNGHYEIIAPAGGWMTYIYPGLDERKDFLFEASFTQTNGSTDNGFGFIWGYDEKSKINAFVISTNGYAKVWTYDEARKDAKDWKKIENIKPLGLANRLKVEQRDEVMKFFVNGAEVFSIKPTSWYGKTLGFVAYTDMRLLVDDFILKSDIVINLPADMPRGLVKENLGAMVNTEFDEVTPKISVDGRTIYFARKHSPANTGGEQDASDIWFSTSVDGVTWTTSKNIGAPINSEQVNNIVSIGQDNNSILMATATDFELFERTTSGWRSAGMLGVQYQNEHKYFEASQAPDGKSILFTAKNKSSLFYKENREEKDVFVSLKGVDGKWSTPINLGPVINTPGNEASPVLAADGRTLYFASDGHPGYGGLDIFMSKRIGDSWTSWTKPVNLGPEINTFGFDAYYTVPASGEVAYLCTSAGGFGKSDIVRIKLPQSVKPDPVVLVFGKVLNAKTNKPVQAEIIFENIVTRKEAGEAKSDPATGDYRVVLPYGTNYGLHARAKGFLSVNENLELMSVSTYTESKKDLLLVPIEVGEAIALNNVFFEQGKPVLKPESYPELDRLVIILKENPTMEIMLSGHTDNVGNPTSLLALSQARVGAVKDYLVKNGIAAGRITGKGYGSEKPLVKNDTEENRKMNRRVEFKVTRK is encoded by the coding sequence ATGGTAAATGTTTTTCTCATTTCAGCGCTACTGTTGGGGTGTGTGGCCGCACATGCTCAACTCACCGTATTGGTGCAGGAAGATTTTAAGGATAACCACCTGGGATGGCATGAGGAAAAGGATGACAAGCACTCGGTTCAGATTAAAAACGGCCACTATGAAATAATAGCCCCTGCCGGTGGATGGATGACTTATATCTACCCGGGCCTGGATGAACGAAAGGATTTTTTGTTTGAAGCAAGCTTTACCCAAACCAACGGGAGTACCGATAATGGTTTTGGTTTCATTTGGGGATATGATGAGAAGTCGAAAATAAATGCTTTTGTTATTTCAACGAATGGTTATGCCAAAGTGTGGACATATGATGAGGCCAGGAAAGATGCTAAAGACTGGAAGAAGATTGAAAACATTAAACCCCTTGGCCTTGCCAACCGGTTGAAAGTTGAGCAACGTGATGAGGTGATGAAATTTTTTGTTAATGGAGCAGAAGTGTTTAGCATTAAGCCTACCTCGTGGTATGGCAAAACACTAGGGTTTGTTGCCTACACCGATATGCGGTTGCTCGTAGATGATTTTATTTTAAAATCGGATATAGTCATAAACCTTCCTGCCGATATGCCGAGGGGATTGGTAAAGGAAAACCTGGGCGCTATGGTGAATACGGAGTTTGACGAAGTCACGCCCAAAATATCTGTAGATGGTAGGACAATCTATTTCGCCCGAAAGCATAGCCCCGCGAACACCGGTGGTGAGCAGGATGCTTCGGATATATGGTTCAGTACATCTGTGGATGGCGTTACCTGGACAACAAGTAAAAATATAGGTGCACCTATAAATTCTGAGCAGGTAAATAATATCGTTTCAATCGGGCAGGATAACAACAGTATACTCATGGCTACGGCAACCGATTTTGAATTGTTTGAACGAACCACTTCAGGATGGCGCAGCGCAGGTATGCTGGGTGTGCAGTATCAAAACGAACATAAATACTTTGAGGCATCACAAGCGCCAGACGGAAAATCAATTTTGTTTACGGCAAAAAATAAAAGCAGCCTTTTTTATAAAGAAAACCGTGAAGAGAAAGATGTTTTTGTTTCCCTTAAAGGCGTTGATGGTAAATGGAGCACGCCCATAAACCTGGGACCGGTTATTAATACCCCGGGCAATGAGGCTTCGCCCGTGTTAGCGGCCGATGGACGTACGCTTTATTTTGCTTCTGATGGTCACCCCGGCTATGGCGGATTGGATATTTTTATGAGCAAGCGCATAGGCGATTCATGGACAAGCTGGACCAAACCGGTTAACCTGGGGCCGGAAATCAACACATTTGGTTTTGATGCCTACTACACCGTGCCTGCATCCGGAGAGGTGGCTTACCTTTGCACTTCGGCTGGTGGTTTTGGAAAATCCGATATTGTACGGATAAAATTGCCGCAATCGGTTAAGCCCGATCCGGTGGTACTGGTATTCGGCAAAGTGTTGAATGCAAAAACCAATAAGCCCGTGCAGGCAGAAATTATTTTTGAAAATATCGTTACGCGAAAAGAAGCGGGCGAGGCTAAATCCGACCCGGCAACAGGCGACTATCGTGTGGTTTTGCCATACGGAACAAACTATGGGTTGCATGCCAGGGCTAAAGGATTTCTATCCGTAAATGAAAACCTGGAGTTGATGAGCGTGAGCACGTATACCGAATCAAAAAAGGATTTGTTGCTGGTTCCGATTGAAGTGGGGGAAGCCATTGCCCTCAACAATGTTTTTTTTGAACAGGGCAAGCCGGTACTAAAACCTGAGTCTTATCCGGAACTTGACAGACTGGTGATTATTCTTAAAGAAAACCCAACCATGGAGATCATGCTCAGCGGACACACCGATAATGTGGGCAACCCTACCAGCTTATTGGCACTATCGCAGGCACGCGTTGGCGCAGTAAAAGATTATCTTGTGAAAAATGGTATTGCTGCCGGCCGCATTACCGGAAAAGGTTATGGCAGCGAAAAACCCCTGGTAAAAAACGACACGGAAGAGAACCGTAAAATGAACAGGCGTGTAGAGTTTAAAGTGACCAGAAAATAA
- a CDS encoding FAD-dependent monooxygenase, with translation MKETKHIAIVGAGLVGSLLSIYLAKRGYKVSVYERRLDMRKHLIEGGRSINLALSNRGIRALEAVGLAEVLRQNAIPMHGRMIHDETGELNFQPYGKTGQFINSVSRGGLNMVLMTEAENHGVEFFFEHRCLGVDFSKTELTLQEYEAVKHKSFDLIIGSDGAFSAVRGAMQFTDRFEYQQTYIEHGYKELRIPASENGDYQLEPNALHIWPRESYMLIALPNPDRTFTCTLFLPFEGPSSFEQLNSKEAIQDFFEKSFADAVPMMPTLQEDFRDNATASLVTIRCYPWVRNKTLLIGDASHGIVPFFGQGMNAGFEDCRVLNELLDKHGDKWKKVLPEFQELRKPDADAIAQLALDNFIEMRDLVADEDFILRKKIEARLHEHYPDKWIPLYTMVTFRDDLRYSYALETGRKQKAIMDEVLSRPGIGKNWETINLEEIVSKL, from the coding sequence ATGAAAGAAACAAAACACATCGCCATTGTAGGGGCCGGGCTTGTTGGCTCACTGCTTTCCATTTACCTGGCAAAACGGGGGTATAAAGTGTCGGTTTACGAACGCAGGCTTGATATGCGCAAGCACCTGATTGAAGGTGGCCGCTCCATAAACCTGGCTTTGAGCAATCGCGGTATTCGCGCCCTTGAGGCCGTTGGGCTGGCCGAAGTGCTCAGGCAAAATGCCATACCCATGCATGGGCGAATGATTCACGATGAAACCGGGGAGCTGAATTTTCAACCCTACGGTAAAACTGGTCAGTTTATCAACTCCGTTTCACGGGGCGGATTGAATATGGTACTGATGACCGAAGCTGAAAACCATGGGGTTGAATTTTTCTTTGAACACCGGTGCCTGGGGGTAGATTTTTCCAAAACAGAATTAACCTTGCAAGAATATGAAGCGGTGAAGCACAAATCATTTGATCTGATCATCGGGTCGGACGGAGCCTTCTCAGCCGTGCGTGGCGCCATGCAATTCACCGATCGTTTTGAATACCAGCAAACCTATATCGAACACGGCTACAAAGAATTGCGTATACCCGCCAGCGAAAATGGCGATTACCAGCTGGAGCCCAATGCCCTGCACATTTGGCCGCGCGAAAGTTACATGCTGATTGCGCTCCCCAATCCCGACAGAACATTTACCTGTACACTATTCTTGCCGTTTGAAGGGCCTTCATCCTTCGAACAACTGAATTCAAAAGAAGCTATCCAGGATTTTTTTGAAAAGAGTTTTGCTGATGCGGTGCCTATGATGCCAACCCTGCAGGAAGATTTCAGGGACAACGCCACGGCATCATTAGTCACCATCCGCTGTTATCCCTGGGTTCGAAACAAAACCTTGCTTATCGGTGATGCTTCGCACGGCATTGTGCCTTTCTTCGGCCAGGGAATGAATGCCGGCTTTGAAGATTGCCGGGTGCTGAATGAGTTGCTGGATAAGCATGGCGATAAATGGAAAAAGGTACTACCCGAATTTCAGGAACTTCGTAAGCCCGATGCCGATGCCATTGCGCAACTGGCACTCGATAACTTTATTGAAATGCGCGACCTGGTGGCCGATGAGGATTTTATCCTGCGAAAGAAAATTGAAGCCCGTTTACATGAACACTATCCCGATAAATGGATTCCGCTTTATACCATGGTTACCTTCCGCGATGACTTGCGCTACTCGTACGCATTAGAAACCGGAAGAAAACAAAAAGCTATTATGGACGAGGTGCTGAGCAGACCCGGGATCGGCAAAAACTGGGAGACCATAAACCTCGAGGAAATAGTCAGCAAACTTTAG